The following nucleotide sequence is from Fusarium graminearum PH-1 chromosome 1, whole genome shotgun sequence.
ATGTCTCTCTCTGTCCGGTTTAAACCGGTCGAAACAAGGGCAATCAGAGTTTGAAAACTGGAGTTGTTGATTTGTTAGGTGGGCATTAGGTTCTAATGAGGCTCTTCGGTTGATGAGAATCATCACATGGAGCTTAGTAGCGTGTACAGTCTTGTGTAAGACGGGCATCGAGAGTAGGGCCATGTTTCTTATTAGCCTGTGCTCGTTATGTAGAATCTCCCGGCCATGGATGACTGCGTTGAGTTGGTGTAGGGTCCACGATACAGATCGGGGTTACGTTAGTAGGTTGCACATGCCTACCTGGGTAGGGATTTGTGTTGTTGGGAGCTGCAAGGATGTTGGTCTGGCGGCTCTTTCCTAGAGCCAATATGGGAAATCTTTGCGCATTGTGATCGTATTATAAACAAACTGACGATAATCCCTGACCATGTCAACAAGCTATTTCGTGGTTGGCACGATTCATTCCTGCCATCCAAACAAACTGGCCAATTGGCCAATTCAGATTCAGAAGTACGCATTAGGTACAGTTGGAAATGGTGGTCATACAGCATACAGATCCCCGCACTTTTTAAGCCTCAAGTCCTGTCTCTGCACTTTGTAACGCCCGTTAATGAACCAGGCTCCGAGCCTGATTTATCACTGCCGTTAGCTCTGTCCATGAATTGCACACATGTTGAGAAACCTCATGTTTAGTCTCAAAGCAGTAACAGAAATTCCTCATGACGACCGGAATCACAAGGGCCTTCACCAACAAACGTCGGTTTAAATACAATACTAATTGTGTTATCTGCTTCTACAGACAAGCAAGAACCATATCCATAACGCCAGAAATGCTCCATCTCCCTAGCCACACAGGCTCCTTGTATCTCCAGAATTGGAAGAATCTAGGTTCTCGTTTCCAGGACCTTGAGCAAGCAGGAAGACCTGCTGCTCCGTCTACTCCACTTGGACTGTTATGCTTCGCTTCACATGATGCGCCATAGCCCCCTTTGAGATCCACCCCCAGTGATGCTACCATCTGAAATTATGAGCGTCTATTGTGGGCGAGTTTTGGTGGGATGGTTCGCTTCATGTTATGGCATCGGGGTGGTGAAAGTGTTATCGCGGTTTCAATGATTATCCCTTCAGCTGTTGAGTTGAACATAATTGCCTGTCACGTGTTAGTTCAGCAACACAATTCATGAGTAGATATAATACGCACCTGGGAACTGGCCCTCTTTGCCTTGTAATCGTCCAATCCACCACTCGTTTTCATTCTGTGTTCTTGTAACAATCTCAATAACATCGCCAGTTCGGAAGCTTAGATCTCCCTCGGCTTGTGCGGCATAGTCGTAGAGAGCCGTGACAGTCTCCACCCCTGGAGCTGTCAAGCGCATAGGCTTGGGCTTAGGCTTGGGAGGCGggggcttcttcttgccagcagcGATGGCTGCTAGGCCTGCGTTGGCACCTGTAGGGGGCGTGTAAGGGGGAGGAGCGGCCGAGTCGTTTGCGGTCGAGGCTGGACGCTGCCAGCCACCGATCTTTGGGCTGGTGACTGCACTGCTTGAAGGCTTGGAGTCTTCGCCGCCTTGTGTGAGGAGTGCGGGCTGCTTAGGACCTTCGAGGGCAGGCTTTGCTCCGTATCGCATAGGTCGTGGACGACCAGTTGTCTTGAATCGGCAGATGGACAAAGCCTCTGTTTGTTCTTGAATGTCGCCGCGCTTCTCGTGGAAAGCATCCTCGATGTCAAGTGTCAAGTCAAAGTAACCAATGTCGCAGTTCTGCATCTTCTCGTGTAAAGTGTAGAAAATGTTGAGCTGCATGTAGTAGAAGGACTGGAACAGAGGCTGGATGAACTCACGCTCGAGCTGGAACAGCTTTGGAAGCTCGTCCTTGAGCAGGTCGTTGAAGTAGTTAAACTCCTGCGTAGCCTGCTCAACATCTCCCTCGGCCTTCCACATTGCCTTTTCGTCCTTGGCAGTGCgttctttcttgtcctggagcttcttgagggtcGTACGATGTCGGTCATAGTCAAGTCGTTTATGTTCACGCTTAAGGGCGCTCTTGCGTATCACCTTGATGACGTCGAGCAACTCGTTGGCGGGACGGATAATCCTAGACTCTATCATTTCCAACTCGGGTGCCAACGTTTCTTGCAAGTCCTTGACAACAGCTTCGTATTCTTCGCAGGCACGGATGCCTTCGGGGTTTCCTTCAAACTTGATCGAGTCGGGGTCCGACATACGGCCCGAGATTGGCTTGTAAACTTCGGTCATGGCCTGACTGAACTCGATCTGGTGGGTGAGCATGCCATTGATGGACTCAAAGTACTTCTTGGATTCATCGTGGAGTTTTTTGGTCTCGGTTTCGAGTTCCTGGAAGCGTCGTTCGGCGTCGATATAGACGGCATCTTTGGTATGCTCGCcgatgttgaacttttgcTTGAATTGTTGCGGAGCCTAGGAGGGGAAGGAGGTGTCAGCATATCTGCTTCTTCTTACTAGGCGTTGATCGATAGTCCTGACGTGTCTCAACTATCCGGTCGCGCAAGCATGCCGTTTCGCGCGCGCCAGAAAGCTGAAACTCCGAGGACAAACAAATGAGGGGCAGGGCTTACCCGGGTGAGGCTCTTTTGGAAGCCTTTGAAGCTCATGATGAGAGCAAGGCAATAGTTGTTGTGCTATAGATGTGGTACTAAGAACGGAGCTGGCGGAAGAGGAGTCAAAATCGCGAAAAACCTCGGTCGCGAGGCCACCAAAGTTGGACAAGAAGTTGACTTAGTATCCAGCACAATTAAAGACAATGACTTGAGTTGAGTCGTGGAACGGACGGTGACGTCCACCTGTGTGGCTGTGTTTTAGCTCCAAGGtcgttctttttttgctgcCCAGCCTGTCCTGTAGCCTACGCCTTGTTGCCAAGCCTGCCGAATGCCGACTTGTGCTGTGGCTATCAGGTTGCTGAACAAATAATCAAAACACTTAATAGCAAGCTCTaggagaggaaaagaggCCGCCTAAAGCATAGCAATGCGAGCATGAAGTAGGGGTTTTCGTTGACTGGAAATTAGGTATTTTCTTTTAACCGATGCCAATACTAAAGTAATGAGGTTGTCCACAACTCCTATCTTTAACTGCAGACTAGAAATCCAAGATGATTGTGCAATTGAAGTTTCCATTTGACTGATGCCTTGGATTATAGAGGTTAGGCTACCTGAGCATTCTGCTAAGGTAATAAGTACGGTAGGTAGTAGCCAGCCACAACTGCGTCATCCATGGCAGTTAGTCGAGTTGCGTCACTAAACAGCTTTCAGGGATCAATCTCACTCAGGCCGTTCACTCACTGCCACCTTGGACATCTGTCTCTTCGGAGAATACCTACGGCTGGGGCATATTGTGCTCATAGAACCCAAGATATAAAGCACCGAGATTATGATTCAAAAGAGGTACGTAAAATATTAAGGTCTTGCTACCTATGCAAGCGAGGTTTCCAGCCCTGAAGGGATCATTCTAAAGCTTAACATGCAGAACATGGTTTCTGCTTCCTGGATATACCCACAAGCTCGACAAAGCAatgcaaagacagaaaaTACCGTCTCTCAATTTGAGTAATCGAGCAATTGCTCGCCACGACAAATTGATGacatttccatctctttctcctcaCGGCTTGGCTTGCCGTCCGCCACAACCAAAGGCCTAAAAAGGGCGCTCCCCGGCTTTTTAGGCCAATCACCGTGCCGGAATTGTCGGAAGCTTATCACCGAGTGACCGAGCCGACCAAGCTAATGACAAATTCTCTACATGGAGCTCAACGTCCCCACTGGAAttcgcttcttgtcttcttctcccactGGCTTCGCTCGACGTTTTTTCTTCGTCCTTGCAACTGCCAGGAATtcatttccatccatcatgtcttccaGAATTGCTTCCTGCGCCCTGCGCTCGGCAGGCCGAGTGAGCTTGAGCTCAGGCTCTCGCCTTACTGTGGCCCCTCTACGAATGGCTCGCACAGCTGCTGTGGCGAGGCTAACATCACAAAGAGGATATgtcaccgagaccaagaggGATAATGCCCAGGTCGAGACGGCtatcaagctcgacaagacgGCTTTTGCAGATATTCCTCCCCCTGGCACTCCCTCTAATGCCAAGGTTAGCCCAATGGCTGGTATGTACATAATCTCGGCTCTCGCAGTGGGGCGACATTTATTGAGCTTGTGACTAACTTTTTTATCAAGAGGTCTTGAAGTCAGCAGCAGTCATGGAAGAGGGCCAGCGCCCTATCTACCTCGATATGCAGGCTACCACACCTGTCGATCCTCGAGTCCTCGATGCTATGATGCCCTTCTATGTTGGCGTCTATGGTAACCCTCACTCGCGGACACATGCCTACGGTTGGGAAAGCGAGAAGGCCGTGGAGGATGCGCGTGAGCACGTTGCCAAGCTAATCGGAGCTGACTCCAAGGAAATCATTTTTACCAGTGGTGCGACTGAAAGCAACAATATGAGCATCAAGGGTGTTGCTCGCTTCTTTGGCCGttctggcaagaagaagcacattATCACAACACAGACTGAGCACAAGTGTGTACTTGATAgctgtcgtcatcttcaagatgaggGTTTTGAGGTCACGTATCTGCCTGTTCAAAATGATGGACtcatcaagatggaagatcttgaggctgCCATCCGACCCGAGACTGCTCTCGTCAGTATCATGACTGTCAACAATGAGATTGGTGTCATCCAGCCTATTGAGCAGATCGGCAAGCTTTGCCGATCAaagaagatcttcttccatACTGATGCTGCTCAGGCTGTGGGCAAGATTCCTCTCGACGTCAATGCCATGAACATTGACTTGATGTCGATTTCCTCACATAAGATTTACGGCCCCAAGGGCATTGGTGCCTGCTATGTCCGAAGACGTCCCCGAGTTAGATTGGATCCCCTCATTACCGGTGGTGGTCAGGAGAGAGGTCTTCGAAGCGGAACTCTTGCTCCGTCACTCATTGCTGGCTTTGGCGAAGCTTGTAGAATCGCCAAGGAGGAAATGCCTGTGAGTACCACCTACCCCGTTTCTTTTCCGTCTTCCCCTAGTTTAAGTGATGAGTTGCTCTACACATGCATGGCTTTCTGAATGGCCTGTGACAGGGCCGGCCGTGTTGATCGAAGCTTCTGTCTGATTTACAATGATTCTTCATTCTTTGTTTTGATCGATATTTTTGTATGCAAAACTGACCGATCATAGTACGACACAAACCGCATCAAGTACCTCTCAGACCGTCTACTCAACGGCCTTTTGAGCATGGAACACACAACACAGAATGGTGCCCCTGAATCCTTCTATCCCGGTTGCGTTAACGTCTCCTTTGCTTACGTCGAGGGAGAGTCGCTCCTGAtggctctcaaggacatTGCCCTGTCTTCGGGCAGTGCTTGTACTTCTGCCTCACTGGAGCCCAGCTACGTCTTGCGTGCGCTTGGCAACAGTGACGAAAGCGCTCATAGCAGTATCCGATTCGGCATCGGTCGTTTCACCACTGAAGCGGAGATCGATTACGTCCTTAAGGCAGTTCAAGAGCGTGTTAGTTTCTTGCGCGAGCTGAGTCCTCTGTGGGAGCTCGTACAGGAGGGTATCGACCTCGACACTATCCAGTGGAGCCAACATTAGGCTGTCATGtaatgaagatgacgacTCACGCTTACCCCGACTTCTCTGACCAGTGTCAGGTACGGGATGTATATCAAAGACGTTAATGAAAATGGCCGGCAAGAGCGAGGCTCAGCCGTGTCTGTATAGCATACTGTAATATCAGAGATACCTCTTTCTTTAAATTCTGGGGATGAAAATAGGGAGTCATTGGTTCAAGGAGCTTGCAATTATCAGGGTATCTGGTCTATAGGCGAACAAACAGGCGCCTCTTTCAAGTATCGCAAAGGTTCAGGAATAGTCTTAACCTATTGGAAAAGAATGATCCAAGTTACGATCAAACAAAGGCTATAGTCGCACAAAATGGCACACAACTATTCACTATGGTACAAATTCGACCACGTTTTATGTTTTGAAAATGGTGCCATATCTGACGCAAAATTTGGTGTTTCTTTCACCTTTGCGgttggctgttgttggtggtgtaACCATCCATGTCTGCCTGTCATAAATATCTCACGCAGCTTAGGATCACATGCATTGAGAACCCTTGGAAGTTCGATGGGATTTGCCTCCAATCTCGATCTTTCCGTCAGGTGCCCTGCA
It contains:
- a CDS encoding cysteine desulfurase; translated protein: MSSRIASCALRSAGRVSLSSGSRLTVAPLRMARTAAVARLTSQRGYVTETKRDNAQVETAIKLDKTAFADIPPPGTPSNAKVSPMAEVLKSAAVMEEGQRPIYLDMQATTPVDPRVLDAMMPFYVGVYGNPHSRTHAYGWESEKAVEDAREHVAKLIGADSKEIIFTSGATESNNMSIKGVARFFGRSGKKKHIITTQTEHKCVLDSCRHLQDEGFEVTYLPVQNDGLIKMEDLEAAIRPETALVSIMTVNNEIGVIQPIEQIGKLCRSKKIFFHTDAAQAVGKIPLDVNAMNIDLMSISSHKIYGPKGIGACYVRRRPRVRLDPLITGGGQERGLRSGTLAPSLIAGFGEACRIAKEEMPYDTNRIKYLSDRLLNGLLSMEHTTQNGAPESFYPGCVNVSFAYVEGESLLMALKDIALSSGSACTSASLEPSYVLRALGNSDESAHSSIRFGIGRFTTEAEIDYVLKAVQERVSFLRELSPLWELVQEGIDLDTIQWSQH